The following proteins are encoded in a genomic region of Maylandia zebra isolate NMK-2024a linkage group LG1, Mzebra_GT3a, whole genome shotgun sequence:
- the slc35c1 gene encoding GDP-fucose transporter 1: MTALTKQQSCLAFSYSQFAGLERRISSCKCPSFYSGSFSSSALMNRTQLKRSSILRMALSGSEMMDRDESRETFVFRAVRIAAVVALYWFISITMVFLNNHLLDNKDLDAPLFVTFYQCVVTVALCWLMQLLSKMCPRLIDFPSVRFDVKLSREVLPLSIVFIGMITFNNLCLKHLGVAFYTIGRSLSTVFNVLLSYIILKQTTSFRALACCGIILGGFWLGVDQEGITGSLSWTGIFFGVLASACVSLNAIYTKKVMPALDGNIWKLSYYNNINACVLFLPLILVFGELGQLIKFSRLTDISFWGMMTLGGVFGFAIGYVTGLQIKYTSPLTHNVSGTAKACAQTVIAVVYNSSTKTLLWWTSNMMVLGGSSAYTWVKSLEMKKSPNTVPQDSAKEKLLSGDKENQAV; encoded by the exons ATGACGGCACTGACCAAACAGCAGtcatgtttggctttttcatacAGTCAGTTTGCTGGTCTTGAGCGGCGTATTAGCTCATGTAAATGTCCCAGCTTTTACTCAGGTTCGTTTTCTTCATCTGCACTCATGAACAGGACACAGCTGAAGCGCTCCAGCATCTTGAGGATGGCTTTGAGCGGTTCTGAAATGATGGACCGGGACGAATCCAGAGAGACTTTCGTATTTCGAGCAGTGAGAATAGCAGCTGTGGTTGCGCTATACTGGTTTATCTCGATAACGATGGTGTTCCTCAATAATCACCTGCTGGACAACAAAGACTTGGACGCGCCGTTGTTCGTCACTTTTTATCAGTGTGTGGTCACTGTGGCACTTTGCTGGCTCATGCAGCTGCTATCAAAAATGTGCCCCCGACTCATCGACTTCCCCTCGGTCAGGTTTGACGTGAAGCTGTCCCGGGAGGTCCTACCGCTGTCCATCGTGTTCATCGGCATGATCACCTTCAACAACTTGTGCCTGAAACATCTCGGGGTGGCTTTCTACACGATCGGCCGCTCTCTGAGCACAGTTTTCAATGTGCTGTTATCGTACATTATCCTGAAACAAACCACGTCTTTCAGGGCTCTGGCGTGCTGTGGGATCATATTAG GTGGTTTCTGGCTTGGTGTGGACCAGGAAGGCATCACAGGGTCCCTCTCCTGGACAGGCATATTTTTTGGGGTGCTGGCTAGCGCCTGCGTCTCTCTCAATGCCATCTATACTAAGAAGGTAATGCCTGCCCTGGATGGAAACATCTGGAAACTGTCCTACTATAACAACATTAACGCCTgcgtcctcttcctccctctcatCCTTGTGTTCGGAGAGTTGGGCCAGCTCATCAAGTTTAGCCGTCTCACTGACATCAGCTTTTGGGGAATGATGACTCTCGGAGGAGTGTTTGGTTTTGCCATAGGCTATGTTACAGGGCTCCAGATCAAATATACAAGCCCGCTCACGCATAATGTCTCAGGGACTGCAAAGGCCTGTGCACAGACCGTCATCGCAGTAGTGTACAACTCTTCCACTAAAACCCTGCTGTGGTGGACCAGTAACATGATGGTTCTTGGTGGTTCGTCTGCTTATACTTGGGTAAAAAGTCTAGAAATGAAGAAGAGTCCCAACACAGTCCCTCAGGACTCAGCAAAGGAAAAATTGCTTTCAGGGGATAAAGAAAACCAAGCAGTGTAA